The proteins below are encoded in one region of Bosea sp. BIWAKO-01:
- a CDS encoding RidA family protein — translation MKPLNPPSIRPPFARYSHGAELPAGQRLVFCSGQLGITADGSIPEDARAQADLCFANIAKILGEAGMTLADIVRINAYVTDRAYMKPYMESRDAHVVTPPPASTLMIVSGFTLPEFKVEIEVVAAAA, via the coding sequence ATGAAGCCGCTCAACCCGCCCTCGATCCGCCCGCCCTTCGCCCGTTACAGCCATGGAGCCGAACTGCCCGCCGGGCAGCGCCTCGTCTTCTGCTCCGGGCAGCTCGGCATCACGGCCGATGGCAGCATTCCCGAAGATGCGCGGGCTCAGGCTGATCTCTGCTTCGCCAACATCGCGAAGATCCTCGGCGAAGCCGGCATGACACTCGCCGACATCGTGAGGATCAATGCCTATGTCACCGACCGGGCGTATATGAAGCCCTATATGGAATCGCGTGACGCTCATGTCGTTACGCCGCCTCCGGCCTCCACCCTGATGATCGTCTCCGGCTTCACGCTGCCCGAGTTCAAGGTCGAGATCGAGGTCGTGGCCGCAGCAGCCTGA